From Mesomycoplasma dispar, a single genomic window includes:
- the uvrA gene encoding excinuclease ABC subunit UvrA, with product MTKNKDTHNFIYIKGARENNLKNIDLVIPKNKLVVFTGLSGSGKSSLAFNTIYEEGKRRYIDSLSSYARQFLGGTKKPKVEAIYGLSPTISVEQKTSHNNPRSTVGTITEIYDYFRLLFAKIGKPFCPNHKVEIVAQKIVAILATILSRPEKTRVIIMAPVVEMEKGSHRNLIENLKNQGFLRVKINDVFYYLADEINLDPKQKHTISVVIDRFLLEKEEENRLQSALELAFDLGKGIVLCEFDGSETVRFSKLQACPFGDFEMPNLENRLFSFNSPYGMCKTCKGLGTNLEADFDLIVPDKNLTINQGAIKYFGKSVNTKSLEWQEFKILLDYFEIPTDLEIAKMNKKQLDVIKYGTKESLNYWLISESGKRYDYFRPIEGVLSKIQRKFWETTSEDLRLWFKKMMSEFLCSACKGARLNDYALAVLIENYNIFQLSQLSIKDLIIFFEGLKLTEFDQKISTLILSEIKSRLSFLANVGLEYLTLSRSAATLSGGESQRIRLASQVGSQLTGILYVLDEPSIGLHQKDNDKLIATLKKMVEIGNSLIVVEHDFETILAADYLVDIGPKAGENGGFLVAAGSIKDIENEPKSITGQFLTGKLQIPIPKKRRSGNGQFIIIEKATENNLKKININVPLGKFVVVSGVSGSGKSTLVNQIIVNAVSKHLGATNVRVGKCAEIKGLFNIDKLVAINQSPIGRTPRSNPATYTSVFDDIREVFANTEQARALGFSKSKFSFNLQTGRCDKCQGDGQIKIEMHFMPDIYVLCDHCQGKRYKPDVLQIRFHGKTIADILDLTVSAALEFFHNWPKIVAKLQTLIDVGLGYIKLGQSAITLSGGEAQRIKLATFLQKKPTGKSLFVLDEPTTGLHNYDVANLIKVLDRIVDNGDSVIVIEHNLEVIKVADYIIDLGPNGGDDGGRIVAKGTPEAIANVKDSYTGAYLKTILNTK from the coding sequence ATGACTAAAAATAAAGACACTCATAATTTTATTTATATTAAAGGTGCACGCGAGAACAATTTAAAAAATATTGATCTTGTAATACCAAAAAATAAACTTGTTGTTTTTACTGGGCTTTCAGGTTCAGGAAAATCTTCGCTCGCTTTCAATACAATTTACGAAGAAGGAAAACGCCGTTATATCGATTCGCTTAGTTCGTATGCTCGTCAATTTTTAGGTGGTACGAAAAAACCAAAAGTTGAAGCAATTTACGGACTTTCGCCAACAATTTCGGTTGAACAAAAAACAAGCCATAACAATCCGCGTTCAACCGTAGGAACAATTACAGAAATTTATGATTATTTTCGACTTTTGTTTGCAAAAATTGGTAAACCTTTTTGTCCTAATCATAAAGTTGAAATTGTTGCTCAAAAAATTGTTGCAATTTTAGCAACAATTTTATCACGTCCAGAAAAAACTAGAGTTATAATTATGGCTCCTGTTGTGGAAATGGAAAAAGGAAGTCATCGAAATTTGATTGAAAACCTTAAAAATCAAGGTTTTCTACGTGTGAAAATTAATGATGTTTTTTATTATCTTGCTGATGAAATTAATTTGGATCCAAAACAAAAACATACAATTTCGGTAGTTATTGATCGGTTTTTACTCGAAAAAGAAGAGGAAAACCGCCTTCAGTCAGCGCTTGAACTTGCTTTTGATCTTGGCAAAGGAATTGTGCTTTGTGAATTTGATGGATCAGAAACTGTTAGATTTTCAAAATTACAGGCCTGCCCGTTTGGCGATTTTGAGATGCCAAATCTTGAAAACCGCCTTTTTTCCTTTAATTCACCTTATGGAATGTGTAAAACTTGTAAAGGTTTAGGGACGAATTTAGAGGCTGATTTTGATCTTATTGTTCCTGATAAAAATTTGACTATCAATCAAGGTGCGATTAAATATTTTGGTAAATCGGTAAATACAAAATCACTTGAATGGCAAGAATTTAAAATTTTGCTTGACTATTTTGAAATTCCAACTGATTTAGAAATTGCTAAAATGAACAAAAAACAACTTGATGTGATTAAATATGGCACAAAAGAGTCGCTAAATTATTGACTAATTTCCGAAAGTGGCAAGAGATATGACTATTTTCGGCCGATTGAAGGGGTTTTAAGCAAAATTCAGCGAAAATTCTGAGAAACAACAAGTGAAGATTTGCGTCTTTGATTTAAAAAAATGATGTCTGAATTTCTTTGCAGCGCCTGCAAAGGAGCAAGACTTAATGATTATGCTCTCGCTGTTTTAATTGAAAATTATAATATTTTTCAGTTATCACAACTTTCAATTAAAGATTTAATAATTTTTTTTGAAGGTTTAAAATTAACTGAATTTGATCAAAAAATTTCGACATTAATATTATCAGAAATTAAATCTCGCCTTTCATTTTTAGCAAATGTTGGGCTTGAATATTTGACTTTGAGCCGTTCAGCAGCAACTTTGTCTGGAGGTGAGTCGCAACGAATTCGCCTTGCAAGTCAAGTTGGTTCGCAACTGACTGGAATTCTCTACGTTCTTGACGAACCTTCAATCGGTTTGCACCAAAAAGATAATGATAAATTAATTGCAACTTTGAAAAAAATGGTAGAAATCGGAAATAGTTTGATTGTTGTCGAACACGATTTTGAGACTATTTTGGCAGCAGATTATCTTGTTGATATTGGTCCAAAAGCGGGTGAAAACGGTGGTTTTTTAGTTGCAGCTGGTTCGATTAAGGATATTGAAAATGAGCCAAAGTCGATTACAGGTCAGTTTTTAACTGGAAAATTGCAAATTCCAATCCCAAAAAAGCGTCGCAGTGGTAACGGTCAGTTTATTATCATCGAAAAAGCAACTGAAAATAATTTGAAAAAAATTAATATTAATGTTCCGTTAGGTAAATTTGTTGTTGTTTCTGGTGTTTCAGGGTCAGGAAAATCGACATTAGTGAACCAAATTATAGTAAATGCAGTTTCTAAACATCTTGGCGCAACCAATGTTCGAGTTGGAAAATGCGCTGAAATTAAGGGGCTTTTTAATATTGATAAGTTAGTTGCAATCAATCAAAGTCCAATTGGGCGAACACCGCGCTCAAATCCAGCAACTTATACTTCAGTTTTTGATGATATTCGCGAAGTTTTCGCGAATACGGAACAGGCAAGAGCGCTTGGATTCTCAAAGTCAAAATTCTCCTTTAATTTACAAACTGGACGCTGTGATAAATGTCAAGGAGATGGTCAAATTAAAATTGAAATGCATTTTATGCCTGATATTTATGTTTTATGCGACCATTGTCAAGGAAAAAGATACAAACCCGATGTTCTGCAAATTCGTTTTCATGGTAAAACTATTGCTGATATTCTTGATTTAACTGTTTCAGCAGCACTTGAATTTTTTCACAATTGACCTAAAATTGTTGCAAAATTACAGACTTTAATTGATGTTGGCCTCGGTTATATAAAACTTGGTCAATCAGCGATAACTTTATCTGGTGGCGAAGCACAAAGGATTAAATTAGCAACTTTTTTGCAAAAAAAACCAACTGGAAAGTCACTTTTTGTTCTTGATGAACCAACAACCGGTCTTCATAATTATGATGTGGCAAATTTAATTAAAGTTTTAGACCGAATTGTTGATAATGGTGATAGCGTAATTGTAATCGAACATAATTTAGAGGTTATTAAAGTTGCTGATTACATTATTGATTTAGGACCTAATGGCGGAGATGATGGGGGTCGAATTGTCGCAAAAGGAACTCCAGAAGCTATTGCAAATGTTAAAGATTCTTATACTGGCGCTTATTTAAAAACAATTTTAAATACAAAGTAA
- a CDS encoding ribonuclease J, with amino-acid sequence MSSTVNPTRFFGLGGMQEIGKSTLVIEDDHDIVIIDAGIKFANIFLTGIKGMVPNYQYLQKKQEKIRGLFITHGHEDHIGGIVYLVQEVNIKKIFAPKIAIEYLKAKFDDQKINPKVTFVEINKMDSYRFESLTVDFWTAQHSIPDAFGIRVSSKHGSIMCTGDFRFDYTPIGNYTDFERLKEIGNQRLTALFSDSTNAMRPNHSPSERDILADIEMHMRSATRKIIITAFASNLTRIKALIEIGVKLGKKILVFGRSMVNGINIGRRSGYINVSDDVFLGKNLNGVEENQMLILTTGSQGEQLAALDRMSNKKHPKISIEPRDMIIFSSSPIPGNKIKIEHLINRLYKLSAIIKENGPDGYLHTSGHAYKAEHEKIFQLTKPKYFFPYHGEYRMSVAHSQTAIESGVDPKNVIIAENGQVFKMVDQEIYKTREKIPCEPIYIDGETISRDNSRIINERQEMRENGFVFVLIPFHKEKNLLTGRISIITKGTFSVRTGSQIIAEIRRLCFTSVKFFTEKNQKWSPPQIKQLIKNRLNAYFHRTKRWKPVILTKILYIDQKVDFIKEYQAKKGEKFMIHTLEKSKFDSNFEKLNLQNSDKNNEISKENPLKTDKFFKPKNLEGKISQKSSKNYYNNQVFNQDFKPKTDNYVKLFKKDNLKTTKLRRNLQTFDSKKSFNDSTSKKASFLWKKPQINGQNSIITSSFLTSLTDKKVKNEEDSLKSIKKFPTSKKLNLKTPYEKRAKVNKNDFLNLKNLTYNNRKNTNNHKSSHSLTEQKSFVPLKNNKPTEVFYRKNQKDDLFNSHKNWKMTKKPFFVQPPQDKITKQDNIAEKVKKQRNNE; translated from the coding sequence ATGTCCTCAACTGTAAATCCAACACGGTTTTTTGGTCTTGGCGGAATGCAAGAAATCGGTAAATCAACTTTAGTTATTGAAGATGATCATGATATTGTAATTATTGATGCCGGGATAAAATTCGCAAACATTTTTTTAACCGGAATCAAAGGAATGGTTCCAAATTATCAATATTTACAAAAAAAACAAGAGAAAATACGCGGTCTTTTTATCACTCACGGTCATGAAGATCACATTGGCGGAATTGTTTACTTGGTTCAAGAAGTCAATATTAAAAAAATTTTCGCTCCAAAAATCGCTATTGAATATTTGAAGGCAAAATTTGATGATCAAAAAATTAACCCAAAAGTAACTTTTGTTGAAATTAACAAAATGGATTCTTATCGTTTTGAAAGTTTAACAGTCGATTTTTGAACCGCGCAACATTCAATTCCTGATGCTTTTGGAATCAGAGTTAGTTCAAAACACGGTTCAATTATGTGCACTGGCGATTTCCGCTTTGACTATACACCAATTGGAAATTACACTGATTTTGAAAGACTAAAGGAAATTGGTAACCAAAGATTAACAGCACTTTTTTCTGATTCTACAAACGCAATGCGTCCAAATCATTCGCCTTCTGAACGGGATATTCTTGCTGATATCGAAATGCATATGCGTTCTGCAACGCGAAAAATTATTATTACCGCTTTTGCCTCAAATTTAACAAGAATTAAAGCGCTAATTGAAATTGGTGTTAAATTAGGAAAAAAAATTCTTGTTTTTGGTCGTTCGATGGTGAACGGAATTAACATCGGACGCCGTTCAGGTTATATTAATGTTTCTGATGACGTTTTTTTAGGAAAAAATTTAAATGGCGTTGAAGAAAATCAGATGCTAATTTTAACAACTGGTTCACAAGGGGAACAACTTGCTGCTCTTGACCGAATGTCAAATAAAAAACACCCTAAAATCAGTATTGAACCACGTGATATGATTATTTTTTCATCATCGCCAATTCCAGGAAATAAAATCAAAATTGAACATTTAATTAACAGACTTTATAAATTAAGCGCAATTATTAAAGAAAACGGGCCTGATGGCTATCTTCACACTTCTGGACACGCTTATAAAGCCGAGCATGAAAAAATTTTTCAATTAACAAAACCAAAATACTTTTTCCCTTATCATGGCGAGTATCGAATGTCAGTTGCTCACTCACAAACTGCAATTGAATCAGGTGTTGATCCTAAAAATGTAATTATTGCTGAAAACGGGCAAGTTTTTAAAATGGTTGACCAAGAAATTTACAAAACAAGAGAAAAAATTCCTTGTGAGCCAATTTATATCGATGGTGAAACAATTTCCCGTGATAATTCGCGAATTATTAATGAGCGTCAAGAAATGCGTGAAAATGGTTTTGTTTTTGTTTTGATTCCTTTTCACAAAGAGAAAAATTTACTTACTGGTCGAATTTCTATTATTACAAAAGGAACTTTTTCAGTTCGTACAGGAAGTCAAATTATTGCAGAAATTCGTCGTCTTTGTTTTACATCAGTTAAATTTTTTACTGAAAAAAATCAAAAATGATCACCGCCACAAATCAAACAGTTGATAAAAAACCGACTTAATGCATATTTTCACAGAACAAAACGTTGAAAACCAGTAATTTTAACAAAAATTCTTTATATAGATCAAAAAGTTGATTTTATTAAAGAATATCAAGCAAAAAAAGGTGAAAAGTTCATGATTCACACTTTAGAAAAAAGCAAATTTGATTCTAATTTTGAAAAACTAAACCTTCAAAATTCAGATAAAAACAACGAAATTTCAAAGGAAAACCCTTTAAAAACTGATAAGTTTTTCAAGCCAAAAAATTTAGAAGGCAAAATTTCTCAAAAATCTTCAAAAAATTATTATAATAACCAAGTTTTTAACCAAGATTTTAAACCAAAAACAGATAACTATGTCAAACTCTTTAAAAAAGACAATTTAAAAACTACCAAATTAAGAAGAAATTTACAAACTTTTGATTCAAAAAAATCTTTTAATGATTCTACAAGTAAAAAAGCTAGTTTTTTGTGAAAAAAACCGCAAATTAATGGCCAAAACTCTATTATTACTTCTTCATTTTTAACTTCCTTGACTGATAAAAAAGTTAAAAATGAAGAAGATAGTCTTAAATCAATTAAAAAATTTCCAACTTCTAAAAAGTTAAATCTAAAAACACCCTATGAAAAACGTGCTAAAGTTAATAAAAATGACTTTTTGAATTTAAAAAATTTGACTTATAATAATAGGAAAAATACTAATAATCATAAAAGTTCGCATTCTTTAACTGAACAAAAAAGTTTTGTTCCGTTAAAAAACAATAAACCAACTGAAGTTTTCTACCGTAAAAATCAAAAAGATGACCTATTTAATAGTCACAAAAACTGAAAAATGACTAAAAAACCATTTTTTGTTCAGCCACCGCAAGACAAAATAACGAAACAAGATAATATTGCGGAAAAAGTTAAAAAACAAAGAAATAATGAGTAA
- a CDS encoding DUF2130 domain-containing protein, with amino-acid sequence MEKQEKKQIRVSIIDKKTLKYELLEDGNKGDWFTITSDVQNYINAQVKEKLESLKIKVRNDILANDESIKEKDEKIKELLKENSDLKSENLKTSSNLQARHSSEINEKDKKIGILEAEIKSHKANESDKIEKIKLEQQVESDKKIKEIEEKLNAQFEEKSKKEQDKRILDVQSGYDKMIKEKESKIRELEDELNKYKEKNVNSKEIGENLENWILERYKNVFPFDQENDESISFTLKKDTENLKEDGELKGTKADFIFTIRDKENEINESIILEAKSESKEKPGKQKNKDFFKKLESDRVKKKARYAILVTELEPDQYITIEVAPKFPKIFICRPHFYLALLMILKSMIIKEEKLTRQVENLEEKEKIIKDFEEWKNNKITKIAEKIRKKSEEGIASSNKIIDEATKIQNGLIEISNTLIRKLKNEIDNFKITKLAKKVEKIEKSEKLALEII; translated from the coding sequence ATGGAAAAACAAGAAAAAAAACAAATTAGAGTAAGCATTATTGACAAAAAAACCCTTAAATACGAACTTTTAGAAGACGGAAACAAGGGTGATTGGTTCACAATCACAAGCGATGTGCAAAATTATATTAATGCACAAGTTAAAGAAAAATTAGAATCACTTAAAATTAAAGTTCGAAATGACATTCTTGCAAACGACGAAAGCATAAAAGAAAAAGATGAAAAAATCAAAGAACTTTTAAAAGAAAATTCGGATTTAAAGAGTGAAAATTTAAAAACTAGCTCTAATTTACAAGCAAGACATTCTTCCGAAATTAATGAAAAAGATAAAAAAATCGGAATTTTAGAAGCAGAAATCAAAAGCCATAAAGCTAATGAAAGCGATAAAATTGAAAAAATCAAACTCGAACAACAAGTTGAAAGTGATAAAAAAATTAAAGAAATAGAAGAAAAACTAAACGCTCAATTTGAAGAAAAATCTAAAAAAGAACAAGATAAAAGAATTTTAGATGTACAAAGTGGTTATGATAAAATGATTAAGGAAAAGGAATCAAAAATCCGAGAATTGGAAGATGAACTAAACAAGTATAAGGAAAAAAATGTCAATTCAAAGGAAATTGGTGAAAATTTAGAAAACTGAATTTTAGAACGTTACAAAAATGTTTTCCCGTTTGATCAGGAAAACGATGAATCAATCAGTTTTACCTTAAAAAAAGACACTGAAAACCTTAAGGAAGATGGCGAACTAAAAGGTACAAAGGCTGACTTTATTTTCACAATTCGTGACAAAGAAAATGAAATTAATGAAAGTATAATTCTTGAAGCCAAATCTGAGTCAAAGGAAAAACCTGGGAAGCAAAAAAACAAGGATTTTTTCAAAAAACTTGAAAGCGACCGTGTAAAAAAGAAAGCTCGTTATGCAATTTTAGTAACCGAACTCGAACCAGATCAATATATTACAATTGAGGTTGCGCCTAAATTTCCGAAAATATTTATTTGTAGACCACATTTTTATTTGGCGCTTTTGATGATTCTAAAATCAATGATTATCAAGGAGGAAAAACTGACTAGACAAGTTGAAAATCTCGAGGAAAAAGAAAAAATAATTAAAGATTTTGAAGAGTGAAAAAATAACAAAATAACAAAAATTGCTGAAAAAATAAGAAAAAAATCCGAAGAAGGAATAGCCTCAAGTAATAAAATTATTGATGAAGCGACTAAAATTCAAAATGGATTAATTGAAATTTCCAACACTCTTATTAGAAAATTAAAAAATGAAATCGATAATTTTAAAATTACAAAACTTGCAAAAAAAGTTGAGAAAATAGAAAAAAGTGAAAAACTTGCACTAGAAATTATCTAA
- a CDS encoding dUTP diphosphatase has protein sequence MNLDLKLIFEKQKILDNLFAEYSYGKNSATEIDPQWQDKVIIAAIVEIAEFANEIESFKYWKVNKKSNYEKTIEEYVDAIHFLVSACIHFETKQVFETKFVKNKDINEQFKQVFILASQFLQNKKIEILVELFEFFLGFIEILDWTINQVIEAYLEKYKKNLERIKNQY, from the coding sequence ATGAATTTAGATTTAAAATTGATTTTTGAGAAACAAAAAATTTTAGATAATCTTTTTGCCGAGTATAGTTATGGCAAAAATTCAGCAACTGAAATCGATCCGCAATGGCAAGATAAAGTTATTATTGCTGCAATTGTTGAAATTGCTGAATTCGCCAACGAGATTGAAAGTTTTAAGTACTGAAAAGTAAATAAAAAATCAAATTACGAAAAAACTATTGAAGAATATGTTGATGCAATTCACTTTTTAGTTTCAGCTTGCATTCATTTTGAGACAAAACAAGTTTTTGAAACAAAATTTGTTAAAAATAAGGATATTAACGAGCAATTTAAACAAGTTTTTATTTTAGCATCACAGTTTCTGCAAAATAAAAAAATAGAAATTTTGGTTGAATTATTCGAATTTTTTTTAGGTTTTATTGAAATTTTAGATTGAACAATCAATCAAGTTATTGAAGCTTATCTAGAAAAGTATAAAAAAAACCTTGAAAGAATTAAAAACCAGTATTAA
- a CDS encoding oxidoreductase, translated as MKDKLFSPYKIANFTLKNRFVFNPITLNLSEKGFVCQADLDFATARAHSAPLTISGGVCVTKLGSLFKYSHSIETDVYIEGLKKLAISMKSKGSLAVLQLIHAGSHSVATIEKLGYCFGPSSEKRNYPIKYDVFRLTQKQINKISDQYAAATERAIKAGFDGIEISSAQKLLPQEFFSTFTNKRKDKYGVQNLENRSRFLIEILEKVQKTIQKTGKNDFLLGYRATPEERRGNDLGYTIENFLDFLDLIEEKRIKISYLAIAGWGKDVFRDRVRSKSINFNRLVSEVVYEKIQGKIPLIISGSINSFEKSIEAIRFADFLGISSVFVVEPDFVKKIEKNQPINLTLSPSEFEKLKIGKNAFKEISHYFDYGKSLPENLRKNILKNSKNNKNIN; from the coding sequence ATGAAAGATAAACTTTTTAGTCCTTACAAAATCGCTAATTTTACCCTTAAAAACCGCTTTGTTTTCAATCCAATAACATTAAATCTTTCAGAAAAAGGCTTTGTTTGTCAAGCAGATTTAGATTTTGCAACTGCACGAGCTCATTCTGCACCATTAACAATTTCTGGCGGAGTTTGTGTTACAAAATTGGGAAGTTTGTTCAAATATAGTCATAGCATTGAAACTGATGTTTATATTGAAGGTTTGAAAAAATTAGCAATTTCAATGAAATCAAAAGGTAGTTTAGCTGTTTTACAATTAATTCATGCTGGTTCACATTCTGTTGCAACTATTGAAAAATTAGGTTATTGTTTTGGTCCTAGCTCTGAGAAACGAAATTATCCTATAAAATACGACGTTTTTCGACTAACCCAAAAACAAATAAACAAGATTAGCGACCAGTATGCAGCAGCGACTGAACGGGCAATTAAAGCAGGTTTTGATGGAATTGAGATTTCATCAGCGCAAAAACTGTTGCCACAAGAATTTTTTTCAACTTTTACAAATAAAAGAAAAGATAAATACGGTGTGCAAAATCTTGAAAATAGATCAAGATTTTTAATTGAAATATTAGAAAAAGTTCAAAAAACCATTCAAAAAACAGGGAAAAATGATTTTTTACTTGGTTACCGCGCGACTCCTGAAGAAAGGCGCGGCAATGATTTAGGCTATACAATCGAAAATTTCCTTGATTTCCTTGATCTAATTGAAGAAAAAAGGATAAAAATTTCATATTTAGCGATTGCGGGTTGGGGGAAAGACGTTTTCCGTGATAGAGTTCGATCAAAATCAATTAATTTTAACAGACTAGTTTCTGAAGTTGTTTATGAAAAAATACAAGGAAAAATTCCGCTAATAATAAGTGGATCAATAAATTCGTTTGAAAAGTCAATTGAGGCGATTCGGTTTGCTGATTTTCTTGGAATTTCATCAGTTTTTGTTGTTGAACCTGATTTTGTCAAAAAAATTGAAAAAAATCAACCAATAAATTTAACTTTATCCCCAAGTGAGTTCGAGAAGTTAAAAATTGGTAAAAATGCGTTCAAAGAAATTAGTCATTATTTTGATTATGGCAAATCCTTACCAGAAAATTTACGTAAAAATATTTTAAAAAATTCTAAAAATAACAAAAATATTAATTAA
- a CDS encoding lipoate--protein ligase: MYLIEPKRDGKWVYDGAVLLAIQYWAIKNLKFLEPIIFPYICDPHVQIGYFQNPKVEINMELLNKSNIQVVRRDTGGGAIYLDRNGINFCFSFPYNKNKDLLGNYQKFYEPVIKVLQNLGIKNVEFSGKNDLQIEGKKVSGAAMSLVDSRIYAGFSLLYDVNFDFIGKILTPNQKKIEAKGIKSVSQRVTNLKDKLALEYQNLSVDQMKDLFLHEFLKVNKLDKFHYYKLTDEDWVEIDQMVADKYKNWDFVWGLSPDFSFNRTIRTQMGTITFSLEITEGKIEKIKISGDFFPKKTLLELENFLIGTKLEENELLNRLKEAKLEDFFSQKLDEIEISKLLLS; encoded by the coding sequence ATGTATTTAATCGAACCAAAACGCGACGGAAAATGAGTCTATGATGGCGCAGTTTTACTTGCAATTCAATATTGAGCTATAAAAAACTTGAAATTCCTAGAACCAATTATTTTCCCTTATATTTGCGATCCCCATGTGCAAATTGGTTATTTTCAAAACCCAAAAGTTGAAATAAATATGGAACTTTTAAACAAAAGCAACATTCAAGTCGTTAGAAGAGACACTGGCGGCGGCGCGATTTATTTAGACAGAAATGGGATTAATTTTTGTTTTTCATTTCCATATAACAAAAATAAAGATTTACTTGGAAATTATCAGAAATTTTATGAGCCTGTAATTAAGGTTTTGCAAAATTTAGGAATAAAAAACGTCGAATTTAGCGGTAAAAACGACCTTCAAATTGAAGGAAAAAAAGTTTCTGGAGCGGCAATGTCGCTTGTTGATAGCAGAATTTATGCTGGTTTTTCGCTTCTTTATGATGTGAATTTTGATTTCATTGGCAAAATTTTAACCCCAAATCAAAAGAAAATTGAAGCAAAAGGGATTAAATCTGTTTCACAAAGAGTGACAAATTTAAAGGATAAATTAGCGCTGGAATATCAAAATTTATCTGTTGACCAGATGAAAGATCTATTTTTACACGAGTTTTTGAAGGTTAACAAACTAGATAAGTTTCATTATTACAAATTAACAGATGAAGATTGAGTTGAAATTGATCAAATGGTTGCTGATAAATACAAGAATTGAGATTTTGTTTGAGGTTTAAGTCCTGATTTTTCTTTTAATCGAACAATTAGAACACAAATGGGAACGATCACTTTTTCACTTGAAATAACAGAAGGAAAAATTGAAAAAATCAAAATTTCTGGTGATTTTTTCCCGAAAAAAACACTTTTAGAACTTGAAAATTTTCTAATTGGCACAAAACTTGAAGAAAATGAACTTCTAAATCGCTTGAAAGAAGCGAAATTAGAAGATTTTTTTAGTCAAAAACTTGATGAAATAGAAATTTCTAAGTTACTTTTGTCTTAA